A window of Phragmites australis chromosome 15, lpPhrAust1.1, whole genome shotgun sequence genomic DNA:
ACCAAACGAAGTTCTCCAGGTCACCATCTTGGCCACTTGATCGCCTGGCGATTCTTGGGGATAGTTGTAAGCACTTCTCAGGTCACCATCTTGTAATGCCTCTTGGACTCATAGGAACCCGAGCtaccgaacatgtggtcgataGTCCTGTCCCCCTCCTGGTAAGACATCATGTCCGAGTCGTCGCTGGAGCTCGATCCTCTACTCTAGGTTGTGACCTGGGTCTTCTTCCCCTTAGCCTTGTCGACCTCAGCCTTGATCAGCCTTTGGTAGATGCAGCATTATTGGAGGTTGTAGCTGTTGGTCTGGTTGAAGTCGCACCAGGGTTTGCCAGAGCATTCCTAGTTACCGGCTGATTGCCCTTGCCCAGAGATTAGCTAGGACGCTTGTCAGGATGATTATTGGGAAGATCTACCAAAACTTCATCATTTTTAGTTTTGTTACCCTTAACTCCCTTAGAATTCTTCTTGCACTTGCCCTTTGTCGAGTCATCATCTAGTCTAGGTTTAGGGTGCTTGATGCCCTAGATCCTTTCCATGATGAACAGGAGAGCCTACTCGGCATTGGTTGTCTTGTTGACAATCTTCATTAGTTCTTTGACAATCTCAGACTCTTTCATGGTGACGTCCTCAATACAGCAATGGCTCTTGACCCCTTGAACAAATGTttggatgacatcatagtcgGTTATCCTCAGGATGGTGCTCCGGGTGTTGCTGAAGTATCATATGAATTCACACAAGGTTTCCTTCTTTGTGTGCACAAGACgaaaatatcttttttcttgCTGGGACAAACATAAGTTCCTTGGAAGTTTGCTCAGAACAAGTCGCAGAGCTTCTCTAACAAGTAGATTATCCCTGGCGGTAGGTATGAAAGTCAGACCTGTTGGTTCGGGTCCCCACGGGTTTTGCACCCGACGAGTGCGGGTTCTAAATCCCACCCACGGGTCTGGCGGGTTGGGTACCCTACCTATAGCGGGTGCGGGTGTGGGTTTTGTGTATTCCCCGTGGGTAATCCGTGGGCACCCAAGATAGGAGCCAAGTAGCCAAAATTCTCTCAAATTTCTCAGCCCATCAGTCACTCGGTCAGTCAGCCCACTCACCGAATGCTAAGTCGCTACTCGCCCTAGAACGCTAATTCCCTCTCACATTCGCTATCGTCACCGCTCGCAGCTCTTTCATGGTCTCCCGTGGCCCGCTCACCCCTTTAGCCTCGCCTTTCTGTCCACAGAAGATGGGATAGCGGCGCGCAGACGCCGGAGATGGGCGGCCTGTACTCCTACACGAGATGGCGGGGAATAATGGCAGGCTGGAGGTGGCCGTGGTGCAGCCGGGACACATGCTGCTTGCGGCGCTATAGGAGATGGAGGAACTCTTCACACGCACCGTCGAGGCCGGCAAAAGGAGGTGATCGACATACTCGAGGCCGTCACGCGCATCCCCGAGCTGAAAGGTCTAGCATTTACTGCACTCCATTACTTTTCTTATcgtgatctctctctctctctctctctctctctctctctctctctctctctctctctctctctctctctctctctcgttgcaACTTGCTCGATCTATGCTACAAATGTAGTGCCAAGATGGTCAAATCCCTTTTGTTGTTTCTGGAATCACAAGATTTTGATATAAAGCTACGAGTTTTGAGTGGTTTGAGATTTGATAGAGCATATGTCTTTAAAAAGTGCCTTTATATATTCCTGGTTGATGTAATAGCTGCCCACTGTCAATTTGTTATCATCTTTTTTACTTTCCAGTCATTTCATGGGACATTTTGCATTGCTCGTTTGATGCTACTATTCGTTGTGCCCGATTGCAAAAGTAATCCTTTTGGGCTGAAAAAGGCTAAAGGTTCTTGATTGATGACGAGCATCATGAATCTGCACTATCGAGTAAAGTTATTAGTAATCCACGGACTAGCAGTAGTTACGAGTTTCTACTATATTTGTACACCTTTGATTCATCATATTAACTCTACAATTTCTAAAGATGTAAGACCCGACGGGTTTCGAGTTCCTACTGGGCTCGGGTGCAGGTGTGCATTTCAACCCGATTACTAATTCAGGTGCGGGTCGGGTTTTTATTTTTGGGTTTTGTGGTGGGCGGGTTTTTGGCTAAACCCGCACCCGACCTGGCCTGTTGCCATCCTTACCCGACGGTAGGTTGGTTAGCCAGGTCCTAGCCAACTCCTCTGAGGAAGTGGGGAGGTAGTTGGCCATAACATTTTTGCCCCCCGCAACCGCTTGGATAGATGTaatgtagatttggaggaattCAACAGGATTGGTGACCCCATTATACTTCTCGATTGACTTGGGTCAGAACTGAGCCAACCAGTTAACCCTTCATAGATTTGAAGGGAAAGATTGGCACCCATTGATGGCACTCTGGTTGATCCTAGTGGCCACAGGAGATCTGCTCACCGAGGTCGAAGATCGACCATGGCTTCTACTAGAATGACATTGGGGTGACCTTCGGTTTGGTCGCTAAGGAGAAGTCGGCTATTCCTTGGGggtccttgatcatacttgttCTTTGATGACTTCGTGTAGATTGATGATGGGGTGGTTTCTAATCAGTGAGGTCTCGCAGCAGTGATGAGCTCGGTTATCTTCCCGGCTTGTCTTGTCTAGGGATTACATTTTTCCATTTCTGAATCATCATGAGAAGGATCAGTGAGAGACTTCCCTTGGTTAGAGCTGTTTGTGGCCACTACTTGATGAGTGTTCTCGGTCTGAGCCTGAGCTTCCTTAGCTATATCTTCCATCAAGTTGAGCCAACCCTTGCCTTCGGGGGTAGTTAGATATGTAGTGGGGAGCTACCGGAGGGCATCCTGTAGAAGTAGGAGCCTCTTAGATGTACAGATCTGAAATATTGGGTTCCTTGATGATGATCGGGAGACGTGAGATCTGGGTTCCCATTAGGATTTTGGCTCGAAGTCGTTGTCATTGGTGGGGGTTGATTGATGTTCCCTGCAGCTCGATCAGTGAGATCTCATGAATTTGCaggatcatcatcatgattgGATGGACCAGCGCCTCTGTCTCCAATGACGAAGActtctcgggggggggggggggggggtacgcTCCAGAAGAGGAggagtccagatccatcatggactTTCATCGGAGGATGCCTCCGGATAGGTTCTTCCACAATCCATGTCGATGAAAGCTGCAAGGGAAGATCCTAACTTACAGCGAACGTCGTTTGCTCAATCGTCTTGGTCACCTAGCGATTCAAGCTTGATGTCGTAGTCTCTGGCATATTGATCCATATaacgacttacctcatcgctggaATCGTCGCCAGTAAGATCATCCCCTAGATCCAATCGATCGGCCATCAGATCCTTGTTGGTCGAGAGGGTAAATTTGTCGTAGAACCTCTTGTCCGAGAAGCCAGCTCTTGGTGAAGTCTTAAGTGGAGTCGGCGACATGTTGCGTGACGAGGATTCGACGTCTTTGGTCATAATCCCCATGAACGGCACCAATTGTTGACAATTTGTAAACCGCTGATCTTACGAATACGAGAATGAAGTAGAGAATAATCCCTGTAGCCAAATTGTACGCCAAAACACagaaatttatataggttcggaTTTCCccaaggataatagccctacgtcctgtggtcTTATATTGATCTTTGAGACAGATTACGGGAGTGTTTTGACTAATCCAGAtgagatctaaacctagtcgagagCTACTTGTGTGTAGTCTTGACGAGATGTCGATGTAGATCATGATTACATTAGCCCTAAAAAGTGACATAAGCACTATGCAACATAGATGTCTAAAGATGGATTGCAATACTCCATGTAAAGAATTTAGATCAGTCCATCTTACAACAAATTATAAATACACCTCATTGCTTACTTAAATCAATTTCACATTTGCTTTCCTCCCTCTCTAAATAATGTGTGATGCATCTCTCTTTCTGTTCATCTCTATATATACAACTAAACATCCCTTTCTGTTTATCTATCGAAAAAATTCTGTTTTTTATATATGTACGCATCTTCTATTTTATCAATTTCTCAGAGCACATGGCCGTGGAAGTAGAACAATGGTCCCCGATTTCCTCCATTTCACATTCTCACAGCCTCTTTTCCGCTGGAGATCATAGAGGAGGCCCACCAGCAACGACACGGGGGACGGCGGCGCCGCTGGTGGTAGAACCCACTGTCGCTGCTGCTCGCCAGGAGATGAGATCCGATCACATCGTCCGAGAGAAAACAAAACCAGCTGTGACAGACCCTGGACGAGGGAGCACTCAGCAGGCTAAACAAGATTGTGGTGGGTGCTAAATGAGGTGCTGCGTGCGGCTGTACTCACCGTCGCCGTAGCCAAACAAGCAGTCGTAGGTGCTGCAGGACCTAGCGAGGTGGTGAACTGGTGATCTGGAGCATCCTGTAAGACAGCAATCAGTGATCCGGGGCATCCGGTAAGGTGgtaacttttattttttttaaaaaaaatctccgcaacttttcttttttaaaagtttCTCAAAAACGTTATCGAGAAAAGCTATCGGAAAAAGTTCACGAGAAATTTGAAGGAAAAGTTTTGAGCAAAAGTTAACGAGAAAGTTTACTCAGAAAATgtttttagaaaaagtttttgaaaaaaaatctaaaaatgaaaaatgaggcCTGTCAGGTCGAGCAACGTGCGAGTGCTAATCAGGATTCTGTCCGGCAAGGCAGCAACCACTATATAAAAAAGGGCTATCACCACTATATAAAAAATGACTTTAATGATAGGTGATAACCagtattagtgatgggttttgCACCTATTATCTCGAATGCATCACTGATAAatcgttattagtgacgggttaaaatCTAGCACTTATGAGATCATGTGACGGGTTGTATCAATGagtcgtcactaataactgaataTAAGTGACGAATTATAACAGTGATTAGTTAATTATGACTGATAAacgttttcatattttttaacatgaaaaaaatcaaaaaatatttttattctctcGAGCCATGTCAACTCAGGAGCCTACCATATATACCTACAAGCCACATTATTTTTCAAACTATTCTTTAGTTTGCGTTCTGTGGACGTTGAACCCTCGACCTCCCCTCAAATGCGTAGTTCACTTACACCTCACATAGTTCTGATAAACATTGTagattttatccttttaactttcTGTGTTAAAAATCATCGGTGATGATTCATAACCGTAACTTATCACCTATAACTGATCAGTGACAACACCTATGACTGATCAGTGACAGATCAGAACCATAACTTGTCACTAGTGACTGAACTTTAGTGACAAATCTGATTAGTACCGGGTTAGAACTATGATCCATTACTAGTGACTAAACTTTAATGAAGGATAACACACCAACCGGAGAGAGATCTCAATAGCAGGCAAGCTCAAAAGCTATACTCAAGCGGCAAAAACACAAGAACAGAACATCCAAATATCCTTAGGAGCATACCTTAAGGTTCTATAATTCGAAAATGAGATAGGCGACACATTAACAAATAAGTTGCACAAAGAAGATAAGAAACCAAGTTTTCTACTGCATGCAAACTTCTTTCGGAACACTGAACTCCAACAGGTTTTAAGCTTCTACCGTCTCGGTAGGTGCCTCGATCATAAGCCCCTTAGTCTGCTTAGCCAACAAGTCCGTGTACTCCTGGTACGGGGTCTTCACAAACCTGGTCTCAGCCCAGAACTCAGGAGTAAGGAAGCCATAGGTCTTCATAAGACAATCAAAGGTTGCCTGCGGAATGACAAATAAAGATAAAACTCAGGATCATATACAAGTTGATCTAGTATTCTTGGCATTACGAAATTGATGAGTAAAATTGTAAACAATTTCCCATTCTGACTTAATTTCTAAAGTttaatcatatccatcttccaTATCCTAGAGAGCCTAACTGGGTACCTTTATGATGCAAACATGCAAAACCAGTCTACATAGGTACAACTGACAATGTTATATTGAAACAAGGTATGTTATTACCTATTTCCAACTCTATGATGAAAAATAAAGAAACCATGGGCAATGGAAAATGAACACAAGTGAACAAAGACAACTAAACCTTGAAAGTTCATTGGCTTATACCAACAATTAGTTTACTGCAAACGTGCTATGCAAATTATCGTGAAGTTTAAAATCAACTTTCAACTCATACAGAAAGACAATAATTAACTGCACAGATCGTCACAGATAGAACTGCGAATGCAGGTCTGTACAAGCAAATAAAAATGGTAACAAGAAAAATCAACACAATAAACACGACCAAAATCTAAGATGGGAGTTCTTAGAATATGAATCAGTGAACAAGTGCATTATGTACAAATTACTTGGAAAGTGACAATTCATAACTCAATAACATAAAGGCAATGACAAATCAAATGAGAGGATACAAGCTCATACATAACATTAGGACACAATGAGCACATGCATTTGGAAACAGCCACAGTTAATGACAGGTCTCATGGTACATTGGCCATAACTAATCCAGTGGTAGGAAATATTGAGCAAAAGCAAACCAAACACACAAAATAACTGACACCTTTTTATTCAAGCGTTAACCATACAATGCAGAAATATAGCAAACGGAACTACCTAGCAGGAACAACGCAATCCCCAAAAAAGGAGGGAAGACTGCATTCAGTGACCCACCCACTACAGAAATGGACAATCACATGCAACAATTCACACATTTTACAGTAAGAACTGAAGCCTAAACTAATGCCATGTGGAATTCCAAGACCCCATACAGACTCAGTGATGCGAGCGAATTTTGAACCAATCTATCATAAACACACGATATCCACGAGCATTTCATGGTTATGTTAGATATCAGCGTAGAATTATCAGTAGTAGCAGAGCGAGATTTGCAATACCTTGACGAAGTTGCCAAGGGTCTTGGTGGAGCCGCGTGACGAGGTGAACACGTCCTCGATGCCAGCGAACTGGAGCACCTTCTTGGGCACGCGCGCAGCGACGATCCCGGACCCCCTGGGCGCCGGCACCATGCGCACGGTGACGGACCCGCACTTGCCCGTGACCTTGCAGGGCACGGTGTGCGGCTGGCCGATCTTGTTCCCCCAGTAGCCCCTCCTGACGGGCACGACCGAGAGCTTGGCGAGGATGATGGCGCCACGGATGGCCGTGGCAACCTCCTTGGCGCACTTGACCCCGAGCCCGACGTGGCCGTCGTTGTCGCCGACGACGACGAAAGCCTTGAACCGCGTGCGCTGCCCGGCGCGGGTCTGCTTCTGGACGGGGGTGATCTTCATCACCTCGTCCTTGAGCCCCGGCACGAGGGTCTCCACGATCTGGTGCTCCTTGACGGGAAGCGAGTGGAGGTAAATCTCCTCGATCTTGCGGAACTTGCCCTCCTTCACGAGGCGCCCGAGCTTGGTGACGGGCACCcacttctcctcctcctgctggcgCCCACCGCGCCGGCCCCCACGGCGCCCGCCGCGGTCGCCTCGCCCGCCACGACCGAAGCCGCGGCCGAACCCGCCGcggtcgccgccgcggccgaaCCCACCGCGCTCGCCTCCGCGCTCTGCCATGGTGGATGGGGATTGGGGCTAGGGTTACGCCGGGGTGGCGAGAGAGTGGagttgcggcggcggcggcgagggtttGGATAGAGGAGATGGAAAGGGAGGCGGCGGCAATTTATATAGCGCACTGGTGGAGGGGATTAGGGTTTTCGCTGAGGGGGGATTGGGCTGGG
This region includes:
- the LOC133892858 gene encoding small ribosomal subunit protein uS5x-like, whose protein sequence is MAERGGERGGFGRGGDRGGFGRGFGRGGRGDRGGRRGGRRGGRQQEEEKWVPVTKLGRLVKEGKFRKIEEIYLHSLPVKEHQIVETLVPGLKDEVMKITPVQKQTRAGQRTRFKAFVVVGDNDGHVGLGVKCAKEVATAIRGAIILAKLSVVPVRRGYWGNKIGQPHTVPCKVTGKCGSVTVRMVPAPRGSGIVAARVPKKVLQFAGIEDVFTSSRGSTKTLGNFVKATFDCLMKTYGFLTPEFWAETRFVKTPYQEYTDLLAKQTKGLMIEAPTETVEA